GATCTACAACAAAGAACCGAATTTGGAACATAttgtcaaaaaaatatgtaaCTTGAAGCAGGGCTATACCCAGTTTGGTGGATTGAGACCGTTTGGTGTGTCCTTCATCTTTGCTGGGCACGATGACCGCCATGGGTTCCAATTGTACACCTCCAACCCTAGTGGTAACTATTCCGGATGGAAGGCGACGTCCATTGGCTCCAACAACGCCAGTGCTCAAACCATTCTCAAGCAGGAATACAATGACGATTTGGATCTTGAAGGTGCAAAGAAATTGGCAATCAAGGTCATGGCTAAGACAACAGACTCTACAAAGCTAACCAGCGAAAAGATCGAATTTGCTACAGTGTCTATGGACCCAAAGACAAACACTCCTCTTCTGAACATCTGGCACGCTGAAGATGTCCAACGTCTACTCGATGAGACCGACACTGGCGTCAAGGAGGACGAGGAATAGTGCAACCAGTAATAATGCAACGAAGAAAAGGGGGGGAAATAGCAAGATAATACCAACCTTGATGTGTAAATGTATAGTCCATTTAGATTTTAAACCTATTAGTtacaagaacaacaacCTCGTTGCTCAACTCCGTCAGTATTCATCGAGATAAAAGACACTCATAGAATCCACCGATTGGGCAAATGCATCGACATCCATCGAGCATACATGCTCTGTAACAGTCGATACAAACCCccttttgcttcttcacTGCAAACTCCTATTATTTACACATTCAAGCttgttttccaaatccaaatcaGTGTTTCATTTCCATCACCATCGCAATTTTGTACACACACAGAGTGTTTGTATGTAAACTGATCTTAGTCACCTTCCCCTCTTTGTCTTACTCTCTCTACAGACATCCTACACTGTCCCGTCGTGTCTACTTACAGACCAGCGTGGTAATCTCAGTAGCCATTTACACTGATCTCTCGCATGTGCATGTGTCCGAAACAGGCAATCCTTGCCGGGTCTTAGAAATCTGCCCTTTACACAGAAGGTCTACTAGACACCTCTACAGCAAGCTCCATCACCAACTGAAACAATTTCGCCACAAACCCCCCTCCCCCCCATTGTTATGCATCGACTTGTCGCATTGAACTAAGGATCTTCACCACGGTATAGGTGCAGAGACCTTCCCCCTGATGTCCTGTTTCTCCTCCCTTCATGGCAAGCGAGacagcaacaacatcaaGTGTCATGCCGCGACaaggaaaagcaaaaaaaaaaaaaaaaaaaacaaaaaacaaaaaaccCACTCACCAAATGGTGGCGAAATTGCAAACACCACATCCCTGCTTGATTACAAAGGAGGTAACAAAGGCGTTTCTTGTTTGAGGTGTATAAGGAGCAACAAAGACCATGTCCCGTTTAGCCAATATTGTATCCAAACTTGCAATTCCCGTTTCTGCTGCGATTTTAGTTGCAGATCTTTCTCTTTACGATGTCAAAGGTGGTGAAAGGGCAGTTATATTCGACAGATTCTCAGGTATTAAACCTCAAGTGGTTGGCGAAGGCATGAACTTTGTCATTCCATGGTTGCAGAGACCAATTATTTATGATGTCAAAACAAGACCAAGAACCATCAACACCGTCACTGGTTCCAAGGATCTACAACAGGTTTCCATCACTTTGAGAGTTTTGCACAGACCCGATGTTATGAAACTACCAGCCATTTACCAGAACTTGGGGCTTGATTACGATGACAGAGTGCTACCTTCCATTGGTAACGAAATCTTAAAGTCTATTGTAGCGCAATTCGATGCAGCGGAATTGATTTATATGAGAGAGGTTATCTCTAACAAAATCAGAGATGAGTTAGCTGCTAGAGCAgccaatttcaacatcaagTTGGAAGATGTCTCCATCACCCATATGTCGTTTGGCCAGGAGTTCACAAAGGCTGTTGAAAGAAAGCAAGTTGCACAACAAGAGGCCGAAAGAGCTAAGTATCTCGTTGACAAAGCAGACCAAGAACGTAAAGCTGCAATTATTAGGG
The Pichia kudriavzevii chromosome 2, complete sequence DNA segment above includes these coding regions:
- a CDS encoding uncharacterized protein (PKUD0B00350; similar to Saccharomyces cerevisiae YGR132C (PHB1); ancestral locus Anc_3.494), whose translation is MSRLANIVSKLAIPVSAAILVADLSLYDVKGGERAVIFDRFSGIKPQVVGEGMNFVIPWLQRPIIYDVKTRPRTINTVTGSKDLQQVSITLRVLHRPDVMKLPAIYQNLGLDYDDRVLPSIGNEILKSIVAQFDAAELIYMREVISNKIRDELAARAANFNIKLEDVSITHMSFGQEFTKAVERKQVAQQEAERAKYLVDKADQERKAAIIRAEGEAEAADHISKALAKAGDGLLLIRRIEASKDIAATLANSPNVAYLPKGGSGDEGGASSQSLLLNIGR
- a CDS encoding uncharacterized protein (PKUD0B00340; similar to Saccharomyces cerevisiae YOR362C (PRE10); ancestral locus Anc_7.20); its protein translation is MSRRYDSRTTIFSPEGRLYQVEYALEAINHAGTAVAIKCNEGIVLIAEKKVTSKLLEQDSASEKIYLLNNQTLCGVAGMTADAGILIQYIREASQEYLKIYNKEPNLEHIVKKICNLKQGYTQFGGLRPFGVSFIFAGHDDRHGFQLYTSNPSGNYSGWKATSIGSNNASAQTILKQEYNDDLDLEGAKKLAIKVMAKTTDSTKLTSEKIEFATVSMDPKTNTPLLNIWHAEDVQRLLDETDTGVKEDEE